The following are from one region of the Nicotiana tabacum cultivar K326 chromosome 3, ASM71507v2, whole genome shotgun sequence genome:
- the LOC107821147 gene encoding uncharacterized protein LOC107821147 isoform X3, with product MGRGWKYGSGFVDGIFPVLSPIAQQILTFVKKETDPERIWSSLDTLRPTNDTWDDIINVAVQLRINKQWDLIILVCEWILCRSSFQADVICYNLLIEAYGQSSLVKKAESTYLALLEARCVPTEDTYALLLKSYSKCGMLEKAEAVFSEMRKNGLPPSALVYNAYIDGLMKGRNSQKALVIFDRMKRESCQPSTDTYTMLINLYGKENKSYMALKVFNEMKTQKCKPNICTYTALVNAFARGGLCEKAEEVFEELQEAGFEPDVYTYNALMEAYSRAGYPQGAAEIFSLMQHMGCEPDRASYNIMVDAYGRAGLHEDAQTVFDEMKRLGITPTMKSYMLLISAYSRNSNVSKCEEIVKQMQKEGVKLDTYLLNNMLNLYGRLGQFAKMEELLTVIEAGPYVADISTYNILINAYGRSGFIAKMEEIFHSLAAKNLKPDVVTWTSRLGAYSKKKQYQRCLEIFEEMIDEGCYPDGGTAKVLLSSCSSEDQIEQVTTVIRSMHKNVKTVQCV from the exons AT GGGTAGAGGATGGAAATATGGATCTGGTTTTGTTGATGGTATTTTCCCAGTGCTAAGCCCAATTGCTCAGCAGATTCTAACTTTTGTAAAGAAGGAAACAGATCCAGAGAGGATTTGGTCTTCCTTGGATACTCTACGTCCAACCAATGACACTTGGGATGATATCATAAATGTAGCAGTTCAACTTCGGATCAACAAACAATGGGATCTGATCATACTG GTGTGTGAGTGGATACTGTGTAGGAGTTCCTTTCAGGCTGACGTGATTTGCTATAATTTGCTTATAGAAGCTTATGGGCAAAGTTCACTTGTTAAGAAGGCCGAATCTACTTATCTGGCACTTCTTGAAGCTCGATGTGTCCCGACTGAAGATACTTATGCACTTCTTCTGAAATCTTATTCCAAATGTGGGATGCTAGAGAAGGCTGAAGCTGTCTTCTCCGAGATGCGGAAGAATGGGCTACCTCCAA GTGCTCTTGTATATAATGCTTATATTGATGGGTTAATGAAGGGACGGAATTCACAAAAAGCATTGGTGATCTTCGATAGGATGAAGCGAGAAAGCTGCCAACCATCTACCGATACTTATACAATGCTGATCAACTTATATGGGAAG GAGAATAAGTCCTACATGGCTCTAAAGGTGTTCAATGAGATGAAAACTCAGAAATGTAAGCCTAACATCTGCACCTATACAGCTCTTGTGAATGCATTTGCAAGGGGTGGTCTGTGTGAAAAAGCAGAAGAGGTCTTCGAAGAGCTACAAGAAGCTGGGTTTGAGCCTGACGTTTACACCTATAATGCCTTGATGGAAGCTTACAG TCGTGCAGGCTATCCTCAAGGTGCTGCGGAGATCTTTTCTCTCATGCAGCATATGGGCTGTGAACCAGACAGAGCTTCATATAATATTATGGTGGATGCCTATGGAAGAGCTGGTCTTCATGAAG ATGCACAAACCGTATTTGATGAGATGAAGCGGCTGGGAATAACTCCTACAATGAAATCTTACATGTTACTCATATCGGCTTACTCAAGAAACAGTAACGTCTCAAAATGTGAAGAAATCGTAAAGCAGATGCAGAAAGAAGGGGTGAAACTAGATACTTATCTTCTTAACAACATGCTTAACTTGTATGGTCGTCTTGGCCAGTTTGCAAAAATGGAAGAACTCTTGACTGTCATCGAAGCTGGACCTTATGTAGCCGATATCAGCACCTACAATATCTTGATCAATGCATATGGACGATCAGGATTTATCGCAAAAATGGAAGAGATTTTCCATTCGCTTGCTGCTAAGAACTTGAAGCCAGATGTGGTTACTTGGACTTCCAGACTTGGAGCATACTCTAAAAAGAAACAGTACCAAAGATGCTTAGAAATATTCGAGGAAATGATCGATGAAGGTTGCTATCCAGATGGTGGAACAGCAAAAGTACTCCTTTCCTCTTGTTCGAGTGAAGATCAGATTGAACAAGTTACAACTGTAATTAGATCAATGCACAAGAATGTGAAGACAGTACAGTGTGTTTGA
- the LOC107821147 gene encoding uncharacterized protein LOC107821147 isoform X1: protein MLVSRCPLNHILFEPRISKGGFRWKAMDSSNVPIEKWKQDSIFIDRRGRFRHFDHKKVSRKRCGSLRGRGWKYGSGFVDGIFPVLSPIAQQILTFVKKETDPERIWSSLDTLRPTNDTWDDIINVAVQLRINKQWDLIILVCEWILCRSSFQADVICYNLLIEAYGQSSLVKKAESTYLALLEARCVPTEDTYALLLKSYSKCGMLEKAEAVFSEMRKNGLPPSALVYNAYIDGLMKGRNSQKALVIFDRMKRESCQPSTDTYTMLINLYGKENKSYMALKVFNEMKTQKCKPNICTYTALVNAFARGGLCEKAEEVFEELQEAGFEPDVYTYNALMEAYSRAGYPQGAAEIFSLMQHMGCEPDRASYNIMVDAYGRAGLHEDAQTVFDEMKRLGITPTMKSYMLLISAYSRNSNVSKCEEIVKQMQKEGVKLDTYLLNNMLNLYGRLGQFAKMEELLTVIEAGPYVADISTYNILINAYGRSGFIAKMEEIFHSLAAKNLKPDVVTWTSRLGAYSKKKQYQRCLEIFEEMIDEGCYPDGGTAKVLLSSCSSEDQIEQVTTVIRSMHKNVKTVQCV from the exons AT GTTGGTCTCCAGATGTCCATTAAATCATATCCTTTTTGAACCAAGAATCAGTAAAGGTGGATTCAGATGGAAAGCAATGGACTCCAGTAATGTCCCCATTGAGAAGTGGAAGCAAGATAGCATTTTCATTGATAGACGTGGCAGATTTAGACACTTTGATCACAAAAAAGTTTCAAGGAAAAGAT GTGGTTCTTTAAGGGGTAGAGGATGGAAATATGGATCTGGTTTTGTTGATGGTATTTTCCCAGTGCTAAGCCCAATTGCTCAGCAGATTCTAACTTTTGTAAAGAAGGAAACAGATCCAGAGAGGATTTGGTCTTCCTTGGATACTCTACGTCCAACCAATGACACTTGGGATGATATCATAAATGTAGCAGTTCAACTTCGGATCAACAAACAATGGGATCTGATCATACTG GTGTGTGAGTGGATACTGTGTAGGAGTTCCTTTCAGGCTGACGTGATTTGCTATAATTTGCTTATAGAAGCTTATGGGCAAAGTTCACTTGTTAAGAAGGCCGAATCTACTTATCTGGCACTTCTTGAAGCTCGATGTGTCCCGACTGAAGATACTTATGCACTTCTTCTGAAATCTTATTCCAAATGTGGGATGCTAGAGAAGGCTGAAGCTGTCTTCTCCGAGATGCGGAAGAATGGGCTACCTCCAA GTGCTCTTGTATATAATGCTTATATTGATGGGTTAATGAAGGGACGGAATTCACAAAAAGCATTGGTGATCTTCGATAGGATGAAGCGAGAAAGCTGCCAACCATCTACCGATACTTATACAATGCTGATCAACTTATATGGGAAG GAGAATAAGTCCTACATGGCTCTAAAGGTGTTCAATGAGATGAAAACTCAGAAATGTAAGCCTAACATCTGCACCTATACAGCTCTTGTGAATGCATTTGCAAGGGGTGGTCTGTGTGAAAAAGCAGAAGAGGTCTTCGAAGAGCTACAAGAAGCTGGGTTTGAGCCTGACGTTTACACCTATAATGCCTTGATGGAAGCTTACAG TCGTGCAGGCTATCCTCAAGGTGCTGCGGAGATCTTTTCTCTCATGCAGCATATGGGCTGTGAACCAGACAGAGCTTCATATAATATTATGGTGGATGCCTATGGAAGAGCTGGTCTTCATGAAG ATGCACAAACCGTATTTGATGAGATGAAGCGGCTGGGAATAACTCCTACAATGAAATCTTACATGTTACTCATATCGGCTTACTCAAGAAACAGTAACGTCTCAAAATGTGAAGAAATCGTAAAGCAGATGCAGAAAGAAGGGGTGAAACTAGATACTTATCTTCTTAACAACATGCTTAACTTGTATGGTCGTCTTGGCCAGTTTGCAAAAATGGAAGAACTCTTGACTGTCATCGAAGCTGGACCTTATGTAGCCGATATCAGCACCTACAATATCTTGATCAATGCATATGGACGATCAGGATTTATCGCAAAAATGGAAGAGATTTTCCATTCGCTTGCTGCTAAGAACTTGAAGCCAGATGTGGTTACTTGGACTTCCAGACTTGGAGCATACTCTAAAAAGAAACAGTACCAAAGATGCTTAGAAATATTCGAGGAAATGATCGATGAAGGTTGCTATCCAGATGGTGGAACAGCAAAAGTACTCCTTTCCTCTTGTTCGAGTGAAGATCAGATTGAACAAGTTACAACTGTAATTAGATCAATGCACAAGAATGTGAAGACAGTACAGTGTGTTTGA
- the LOC107821147 gene encoding uncharacterized protein LOC107821147 isoform X2: protein MDSSNVPIEKWKQDSIFIDRRGRFRHFDHKKVSRKRCGSLRGRGWKYGSGFVDGIFPVLSPIAQQILTFVKKETDPERIWSSLDTLRPTNDTWDDIINVAVQLRINKQWDLIILVCEWILCRSSFQADVICYNLLIEAYGQSSLVKKAESTYLALLEARCVPTEDTYALLLKSYSKCGMLEKAEAVFSEMRKNGLPPSALVYNAYIDGLMKGRNSQKALVIFDRMKRESCQPSTDTYTMLINLYGKENKSYMALKVFNEMKTQKCKPNICTYTALVNAFARGGLCEKAEEVFEELQEAGFEPDVYTYNALMEAYSRAGYPQGAAEIFSLMQHMGCEPDRASYNIMVDAYGRAGLHEDAQTVFDEMKRLGITPTMKSYMLLISAYSRNSNVSKCEEIVKQMQKEGVKLDTYLLNNMLNLYGRLGQFAKMEELLTVIEAGPYVADISTYNILINAYGRSGFIAKMEEIFHSLAAKNLKPDVVTWTSRLGAYSKKKQYQRCLEIFEEMIDEGCYPDGGTAKVLLSSCSSEDQIEQVTTVIRSMHKNVKTVQCV, encoded by the exons ATGGACTCCAGTAATGTCCCCATTGAGAAGTGGAAGCAAGATAGCATTTTCATTGATAGACGTGGCAGATTTAGACACTTTGATCACAAAAAAGTTTCAAGGAAAAGAT GTGGTTCTTTAAGGGGTAGAGGATGGAAATATGGATCTGGTTTTGTTGATGGTATTTTCCCAGTGCTAAGCCCAATTGCTCAGCAGATTCTAACTTTTGTAAAGAAGGAAACAGATCCAGAGAGGATTTGGTCTTCCTTGGATACTCTACGTCCAACCAATGACACTTGGGATGATATCATAAATGTAGCAGTTCAACTTCGGATCAACAAACAATGGGATCTGATCATACTG GTGTGTGAGTGGATACTGTGTAGGAGTTCCTTTCAGGCTGACGTGATTTGCTATAATTTGCTTATAGAAGCTTATGGGCAAAGTTCACTTGTTAAGAAGGCCGAATCTACTTATCTGGCACTTCTTGAAGCTCGATGTGTCCCGACTGAAGATACTTATGCACTTCTTCTGAAATCTTATTCCAAATGTGGGATGCTAGAGAAGGCTGAAGCTGTCTTCTCCGAGATGCGGAAGAATGGGCTACCTCCAA GTGCTCTTGTATATAATGCTTATATTGATGGGTTAATGAAGGGACGGAATTCACAAAAAGCATTGGTGATCTTCGATAGGATGAAGCGAGAAAGCTGCCAACCATCTACCGATACTTATACAATGCTGATCAACTTATATGGGAAG GAGAATAAGTCCTACATGGCTCTAAAGGTGTTCAATGAGATGAAAACTCAGAAATGTAAGCCTAACATCTGCACCTATACAGCTCTTGTGAATGCATTTGCAAGGGGTGGTCTGTGTGAAAAAGCAGAAGAGGTCTTCGAAGAGCTACAAGAAGCTGGGTTTGAGCCTGACGTTTACACCTATAATGCCTTGATGGAAGCTTACAG TCGTGCAGGCTATCCTCAAGGTGCTGCGGAGATCTTTTCTCTCATGCAGCATATGGGCTGTGAACCAGACAGAGCTTCATATAATATTATGGTGGATGCCTATGGAAGAGCTGGTCTTCATGAAG ATGCACAAACCGTATTTGATGAGATGAAGCGGCTGGGAATAACTCCTACAATGAAATCTTACATGTTACTCATATCGGCTTACTCAAGAAACAGTAACGTCTCAAAATGTGAAGAAATCGTAAAGCAGATGCAGAAAGAAGGGGTGAAACTAGATACTTATCTTCTTAACAACATGCTTAACTTGTATGGTCGTCTTGGCCAGTTTGCAAAAATGGAAGAACTCTTGACTGTCATCGAAGCTGGACCTTATGTAGCCGATATCAGCACCTACAATATCTTGATCAATGCATATGGACGATCAGGATTTATCGCAAAAATGGAAGAGATTTTCCATTCGCTTGCTGCTAAGAACTTGAAGCCAGATGTGGTTACTTGGACTTCCAGACTTGGAGCATACTCTAAAAAGAAACAGTACCAAAGATGCTTAGAAATATTCGAGGAAATGATCGATGAAGGTTGCTATCCAGATGGTGGAACAGCAAAAGTACTCCTTTCCTCTTGTTCGAGTGAAGATCAGATTGAACAAGTTACAACTGTAATTAGATCAATGCACAAGAATGTGAAGACAGTACAGTGTGTTTGA